A region of the Sphingomonas sp. S2-65 genome:
GCGTTCAGTGCGCGAACCAACCACCGGAGAGTTCAAATGGCTGACGCAACTGCAATCCGCGAACATATGGAAGTCATCGGCGCCGACGGCGTCCATGTCGGCACCGTCGACAAGGTCGAAGGCGACCGGATCAAGCTCACCAAGAAGGACTCGGGTGCGCAGATCGAAGGCGCCGAGCAGTCTCATGAAGGGCATCACCA
Encoded here:
- a CDS encoding DUF2171 domain-containing protein; amino-acid sequence: MADATAIREHMEVIGADGVHVGTVDKVEGDRIKLTKKDSGAQIEGAEQSHEGHHHFISLGLVAEVEGDQVRLSANADVAITFEEEEGGQAL